Proteins co-encoded in one Pocillopora verrucosa isolate sample1 chromosome 1, ASM3666991v2, whole genome shotgun sequence genomic window:
- the LOC131770277 gene encoding homeobox protein Nkx-2.3, with protein MNEAIRNPVTPFSITDILNRNDVPQQNNSSLPSWSQHPAHTHPVSPTYLPLPYFQSALPIHQLSCYKTFTASQVPTALPSLSRERKPEEIAERAEEIAKVHKNQERDVNHTSTSNPQQQAKPRKKRSRAAFSHAQVFELERRFSHQKYLSGPERAELAAALKLTETQVKIWFQNRRYKTKRRQLASEICPPSAAKKVAVRVLVRDDHKQYEDIGLSGLSMAPFGSQTFAPPCGFYYR; from the exons ATGAACGAAGCAATCAGAAATCCTGTTACACCGTTCTCGATCACCGATATTTTGAATCGTAATGATGTCCCACAGCAGAATAACAGCAGCCTTCCTTCTTGGAGTCAGCACCCTGCCCACACTCATCCCGTGTCGCCGACATATTTGCCATTACCGTACTTTCAAAGCGCTTTACCCATCCATCAGCTGAGCTGCTACAAAACATTCACTGCCTCGCAAGTTCCTACAGCATTGCCCTCACTTAGTAGAGAACGAAAACCTGAAGAAATCGCAGAGCGAGCAGAAGAAATAGCGAAAGTTCACA AAAACCAAGAAAGAGATGTCAACCACACCTCGACTTCCAACCCTCAACAGCAGGCCAAACCGCGAAAGAAGCGATCAAGAGCGGCCTTCTCTCACGCTCAAGTATTCGAGTTAGAAAGACGGTTCAGCcatcaaaaatatttatctgGACCTGAGAGAGCAGAGCTTGCTGCTGCTTTAAAACTGACTGAGACACAGGTTAAAATCTGGTTTCAGAACAggagatacaaaacaaaacgacGTCAGCTCGCATCAGAAATTTGCCCTCCGAGTGCGGCGAAGAAAGTCGCGGTACGAGTTTTGGTTCGGGATGATCACAAACAGTATGAAGACATAGGATTATCGGGTCTATCAATGGCGCCATTTGGCAGTCAAACCTTCGCTCCCCCTTGTGGTTTTTACTACAGATGA